Proteins from a single region of Tistrella mobilis:
- a CDS encoding polysaccharide deacetylase family protein has product MSFHPDGFPLFLTFDLDAETMWTARDPNNANRPILMSQGAYGWKVGIWRILDLLDRYGIKSTFFVPGLVMEQRPQVVEALLTRGHEIAHHSWSHAWIVNLTPEQEREEMEKGIEIIRRMTGRAPRGWRSPAAEFSPITMDLLVENGFDYSSNFFDDDSPYIHSHKGQKTKLVELPFRWVLDDAPFFQYSIILPGRTLQAPSAALEAWTLEFDTLYAENRMMMLGMHPQLIGQPSRLKLLEGIIEHALKHPRVVIGRCDDLVDAMRPGLEAAAS; this is encoded by the coding sequence ATGTCCTTCCATCCTGACGGCTTTCCCCTTTTCCTGACCTTCGACCTCGATGCCGAGACCATGTGGACGGCGCGGGATCCGAACAATGCCAACCGGCCGATCCTGATGTCGCAGGGTGCCTATGGCTGGAAGGTCGGCATCTGGCGGATCCTCGACCTGCTCGACCGCTATGGCATCAAGTCGACTTTCTTCGTGCCCGGGCTGGTGATGGAGCAGCGCCCCCAGGTGGTCGAGGCGCTGCTGACCCGCGGCCACGAGATCGCCCATCACAGCTGGAGCCATGCCTGGATCGTCAACCTCACGCCCGAGCAGGAGCGCGAGGAGATGGAGAAGGGCATCGAGATCATCAGGCGGATGACCGGCCGGGCGCCGCGCGGCTGGCGCTCGCCCGCCGCCGAGTTCAGCCCGATCACCATGGATCTGCTGGTCGAGAACGGCTTCGACTATTCCTCGAACTTCTTCGACGACGACAGCCCCTATATCCACAGCCACAAGGGGCAGAAGACGAAGCTGGTCGAGCTGCCCTTCCGCTGGGTGCTGGATGATGCGCCCTTCTTCCAGTACTCGATCATCCTGCCCGGCCGCACCCTCCAGGCGCCCTCGGCGGCGCTCGAAGCCTGGACGCTCGAATTCGACACGCTCTATGCCGAGAACCGGATGATGATGCTGGGCATGCACCCCCAGCTGATCGGCCAGCCCTCGCGGCTCAAGCTGCTCGAAGGCATCATCGAACATGCGCTGAAGCATCCGCGCGTGGTGATCGGCCGCTGTGACGACCTGGTCGATGCCATGCGTCCCGGCCTCGAAGCGGCGGCGTCATGA
- a CDS encoding ABC transporter permease, with protein MVKLDRAASRLVKAVAVILAIACMNFVLIRMAPGDPVAVMAGEAAMTDQAYLDELRERFGLDRPVHEQLLVYLGNVATLDFGTSYRQGRPVADIILERLPATLVLTITAFVISLALGITAGVIAARRPGGWVDTVVSTLALAFYATPLFWVGLMAILLFSLELGWLPAFGMHGATPPAGGFAYLAEVAKHLVLPAMTLGLFYTGVYARLTRAQMLEVQSQDFVRTARAKGLTEPRVERAHVLRNALLPVVTMAGVQAGHLVGGTILVETVFAWPGIGRLAFNALLQRDYSVLLGVFLVTSTMVVVINLLTDLVYGLIDPRIRFER; from the coding sequence ATGGTCAAGCTCGACCGTGCGGCATCGCGCCTCGTGAAGGCGGTCGCCGTCATCCTCGCCATCGCCTGCATGAATTTCGTGCTGATCCGCATGGCCCCGGGCGATCCGGTCGCGGTCATGGCCGGCGAGGCCGCGATGACCGACCAGGCCTATCTCGACGAGCTGCGCGAGCGATTCGGTCTCGACCGGCCGGTGCACGAACAGCTGCTGGTCTATCTGGGCAATGTCGCGACGCTCGATTTCGGCACCTCCTACCGCCAGGGCCGGCCGGTTGCCGACATCATCCTGGAACGGCTGCCGGCGACGCTGGTGCTGACCATCACCGCCTTCGTGATCTCGCTGGCGCTGGGCATCACCGCCGGGGTGATCGCCGCACGCCGCCCCGGCGGCTGGGTCGATACCGTCGTCTCCACCCTGGCGCTCGCCTTTTATGCGACACCGCTGTTCTGGGTGGGGCTGATGGCGATCCTGCTGTTCTCGCTGGAACTGGGCTGGCTGCCGGCCTTCGGCATGCATGGCGCAACCCCGCCCGCGGGCGGCTTCGCCTATCTGGCCGAGGTCGCGAAACATCTGGTGCTGCCGGCCATGACGCTGGGCCTGTTCTACACCGGCGTCTATGCCCGCCTGACCCGGGCCCAGATGCTGGAGGTGCAGTCGCAGGATTTCGTGCGCACCGCCCGCGCCAAGGGGCTGACGGAGCCCCGGGTGGAACGCGCCCATGTGCTGCGCAACGCCCTGCTGCCGGTGGTGACCATGGCCGGCGTTCAGGCCGGCCATCTGGTCGGCGGCACCATCCTGGTCGAGACGGTCTTCGCCTGGCCCGGCATCGGCCGGCTGGCCTTCAACGCCCTGCTCCAGCGCGACTATTCGGTGCTGCTGGGCGTGTTCCTGGTCACCTCCACCATGGTCGTGGTCATCAATCTTCTGACCGATCTGGTCTACGGCCTGATCGATCCCCGCATCCGTTTCGAGCGTTGA
- a CDS encoding ABC transporter substrate-binding protein, which translates to MAIERTDRARRRMTAGTAAAVITAAVAVAAPAVASAEELVIATFGGSFAEDTKTCHIAAFEKATGATVAMKVGSSVQHAAAIRAMGGRSQFDVAYMDDSLATQLANEKLLSEIDTAKLGNAADLIPGAIPDNKRFVVFMLGATALAYNPEMMPEPPTSWTDLADPKWKGKIALGDVTGTSGMQFLLAMNRMHGGTIDNIDPGIAALKELAPSAVTFYTQADQIVSLFERGEIAMAPWYPDRVGSAADKGVKVAVAYPKEGAVGIRPTLSIPEGAPHADLAHKFIDVVLSPEGQACFAERKYAGPVNTKVDLSDKVAKIVPTGEARDNLWFPDPQTVASNMPDWIRRWQREVTR; encoded by the coding sequence ATGGCGATCGAACGCACCGACCGCGCGCGGCGGCGGATGACGGCAGGCACCGCTGCGGCGGTCATCACGGCAGCGGTTGCGGTTGCGGCACCGGCCGTGGCATCGGCGGAAGAACTGGTGATCGCGACCTTCGGCGGCTCCTTCGCCGAGGACACCAAAACCTGCCACATCGCGGCTTTCGAGAAGGCGACCGGCGCGACCGTCGCCATGAAGGTCGGCTCGTCCGTGCAGCATGCGGCCGCGATCCGCGCCATGGGCGGGCGCAGCCAGTTCGACGTCGCCTATATGGACGACTCGCTGGCCACCCAGCTCGCCAATGAAAAGCTGCTCTCCGAGATCGACACCGCGAAGCTCGGCAACGCGGCCGATCTGATCCCGGGCGCCATCCCCGACAACAAGCGCTTCGTGGTGTTCATGCTGGGCGCCACCGCGCTTGCCTACAACCCCGAGATGATGCCCGAGCCGCCGACCTCGTGGACCGATCTCGCCGATCCGAAGTGGAAGGGCAAGATCGCGCTGGGCGACGTGACCGGCACCTCGGGCATGCAGTTCCTGCTGGCGATGAACCGGATGCATGGCGGCACGATCGACAATATCGATCCGGGTATCGCCGCGCTGAAGGAACTGGCGCCGTCGGCGGTCACCTTCTACACCCAGGCCGACCAGATCGTGTCGCTGTTCGAGCGCGGCGAGATCGCCATGGCGCCCTGGTATCCCGACCGGGTCGGCTCTGCGGCCGACAAGGGTGTGAAGGTGGCGGTCGCCTATCCGAAGGAAGGTGCGGTCGGCATCCGCCCGACGCTCAGCATCCCCGAAGGGGCCCCCCATGCCGATCTTGCGCATAAGTTCATCGACGTGGTGCTCTCGCCCGAGGGGCAGGCCTGCTTTGCCGAGCGGAAATATGCCGGGCCGGTGAACACGAAGGTCGACCTCAGCGACAAGGTCGCGAAGATCGTGCCGACGGGCGAGGCCCGCGACAATCTCTGGTTCCCCGATCCGCAGACGGTCGCGAGCAACATGCCCGACTGGATCCGGCGCTGGCAGCGCGAAGTCACCCGCTGA
- a CDS encoding ABC transporter permease, translating into MTLAPGRAVAVTAVLVVIFLQLPVVVTVLAAFSSTSYLTIPPQGLTLGWFAKVLSDPDYLSAIWLSLLLAVVSTTISLVLGVAAAWALHAKALPGSEAIASFLMAPLVFPSVVIGVALLQYVSLLRLYGGTGVLIAAHVVITVPYIVRAALSSLGGIDRSLDEAARVLGATGFEAFRLVTLPLIRPGLIAGALFALVTSLDNVPVTIFLLGPGQQTLPVLIFSSVEHGVDPSVAAVSTLMIVLTGLILFVAERRTGFHKFV; encoded by the coding sequence ATGACGCTCGCACCCGGACGCGCCGTGGCGGTCACCGCCGTGCTGGTGGTGATTTTCCTGCAATTGCCGGTGGTGGTGACGGTGCTGGCCGCCTTCAGCAGCACCTCCTATCTCACCATCCCGCCCCAGGGGCTCACACTCGGCTGGTTCGCCAAGGTGTTGAGCGACCCGGATTATCTGAGCGCCATCTGGCTGAGCCTGCTGCTGGCCGTGGTCTCGACCACCATCTCGCTGGTGCTGGGCGTCGCCGCCGCCTGGGCGTTGCATGCCAAGGCCCTGCCGGGGTCCGAGGCCATCGCCTCCTTCCTGATGGCGCCGCTGGTCTTTCCCTCGGTCGTGATCGGCGTCGCCCTGCTGCAATATGTCAGCCTGCTCCGGCTCTATGGCGGCACCGGCGTGCTGATCGCCGCCCATGTGGTGATCACCGTGCCCTATATCGTCCGCGCCGCTCTCTCCAGCCTGGGTGGCATCGACCGCTCGCTCGACGAGGCGGCGCGGGTGCTGGGTGCTACCGGCTTCGAAGCCTTCCGCCTGGTCACCCTGCCGCTGATCCGCCCGGGGCTGATCGCCGGCGCGCTCTTCGCGCTCGTCACCTCCCTCGACAACGTGCCGGTCACGATCTTCCTGCTCGGCCCCGGCCAGCAGACCCTGCCGGTGCTGATCTTCTCCTCGGTCGAACACGGCGTCGACCCCAGCGTCGCCGCGGTCTCCACCCTCATGATCGTGCTGACCGGGCTGATCCTGTTCGTCGCCGAACGCCGCACCGGTTTCCACAAATTCGTGTGA
- a CDS encoding ABC transporter permease produces the protein MIAFWTRFARHKGAVIGLVVLVALVALALLAPLLFPGSPWTMAGRPFAPPMTGGFLLGSDTLGRDLAAGIAHGARVSMLIGLVSTLVTVGVGVVIGATAGYFGGRVDDALMRLTELFQTVPSLIFAVVLVAILTPSIASTVAAIAAVSWPPVARLVRAEFLSLRGREFVLASRMGGQSDLVIICRQILPNAMAPIIVSASLMIATAILMESAISFLGLGDPDLMSWGYQVGAARTVIRQAWWMSFFPGVAIVLTVLALNLVGEGLNDALNPRLARRGRA, from the coding sequence ATGATCGCCTTCTGGACCCGTTTCGCCCGCCACAAGGGGGCCGTGATCGGCCTTGTGGTGCTGGTGGCCCTGGTGGCACTGGCCCTGCTGGCGCCGCTGCTCTTCCCCGGCAGCCCCTGGACCATGGCCGGACGCCCCTTCGCCCCGCCGATGACCGGCGGCTTCCTGCTCGGCTCCGACACGCTGGGCCGCGACCTTGCCGCGGGCATCGCCCATGGCGCCCGCGTCTCGATGCTGATCGGCCTGGTCTCCACCCTGGTGACGGTGGGGGTGGGGGTCGTGATCGGCGCCACCGCCGGCTATTTCGGCGGCCGGGTCGACGATGCGCTGATGCGGCTGACCGAGCTGTTCCAGACCGTCCCCAGCCTGATCTTCGCGGTGGTGCTGGTCGCCATCCTCACCCCTTCCATCGCCTCGACCGTGGCGGCGATCGCGGCCGTCAGCTGGCCGCCGGTGGCCCGCCTGGTCCGGGCGGAATTCCTCAGCCTGCGCGGCCGCGAATTCGTGCTCGCCTCGCGCATGGGCGGGCAGAGCGATCTGGTGATCATCTGCCGCCAGATCCTGCCCAATGCCATGGCGCCGATCATCGTCTCGGCCTCGCTGATGATCGCGACCGCGATCCTGATGGAAAGTGCGATCAGCTTCCTGGGCCTCGGCGATCCCGACCTCATGAGCTGGGGCTATCAGGTCGGCGCCGCCCGCACCGTGATCCGCCAGGCCTGGTGGATGAGCTTCTTCCCCGGAGTCGCCATCGTGCTGACCGTGCTTGCGCTCAACCTCGTCGGCGAAGGCCTGAACGACGCCCTCAACCCGCGCCTGGCGCGCCGGGGGCGGGCATGA
- a CDS encoding ABC transporter ATP-binding protein yields MAKLTIDRLHKRYGDTEVVRDVSITVADGEFVSLLGPSGCGKTTILRMVAGLIEPSAGRILAGEEEITRLPPHRRRIGLVFQSYALFPHLTVAENVAFGLKRQGVRGAELAARVKEALALVRLDHLADRYPRQMSGGQQQRVAIARAVAPRPRMMLFDEPLSNLDAQLRDEMQIELKRLQGRLGITSLFVTHDQAEALSLSDRVCVLAHGVIQQFDAPEAIYARPANGFVASFIGRPNRLQGRVETAGPAGRVRIGSDLTLAAADPQVAAGGAAEIIIRQEAIRLLAPEADAPHAVAGEIAFRSFTGARVQYVVKLAGGVEMIAETSSAGPGADLAPGAAVRLAIDPGQVFAMPAGGAA; encoded by the coding sequence ATGGCCAAGCTGACGATTGACCGACTGCACAAGCGCTATGGCGACACCGAGGTGGTGCGCGACGTTTCCATCACCGTCGCCGACGGCGAATTCGTCTCGCTGCTCGGGCCCTCGGGCTGCGGCAAGACCACGATCCTGCGCATGGTCGCCGGGCTGATCGAGCCCAGCGCCGGGCGGATCCTGGCCGGCGAGGAAGAGATCACCCGCCTGCCGCCGCACCGGCGTCGGATCGGGCTGGTCTTCCAGTCCTATGCCCTGTTCCCGCATCTGACGGTGGCCGAGAACGTCGCCTTCGGCCTGAAGCGACAGGGCGTGCGCGGCGCCGAGCTGGCCGCGCGGGTGAAAGAGGCACTGGCCCTGGTCCGGCTCGACCATCTGGCCGACCGCTACCCCCGCCAGATGTCGGGCGGGCAGCAGCAGCGGGTGGCGATTGCGCGGGCGGTGGCGCCGCGGCCGCGGATGATGCTGTTCGACGAACCGCTCTCCAATCTGGATGCCCAGCTGCGCGACGAAATGCAGATCGAGCTGAAGCGCCTGCAGGGCCGGCTCGGCATCACCAGCCTGTTCGTGACCCATGATCAGGCCGAGGCCCTGTCGCTGTCGGACCGGGTCTGCGTGCTGGCCCATGGCGTGATCCAGCAGTTCGATGCGCCCGAGGCGATCTATGCCCGGCCGGCCAATGGTTTCGTCGCCAGCTTCATCGGCCGGCCCAACCGGCTTCAGGGCCGGGTGGAGACGGCGGGGCCGGCGGGCCGGGTGCGGATCGGCTCCGATCTCACCCTCGCCGCCGCCGATCCGCAGGTCGCGGCAGGCGGTGCGGCCGAGATCATCATCCGGCAGGAAGCGATCCGGCTTCTGGCGCCCGAGGCGGATGCCCCGCATGCGGTGGCGGGCGAAATCGCCTTCCGCTCCTTCACCGGCGCCCGGGTGCAGTATGTGGTGAAGCTGGCGGGCGGGGTGGAGATGATCGCCGAAACGTCTTCCGCCGGCCCCGGCGCCGATCTGGCCCCGGGCGCCGCCGTCCGGCTGGCCATCGATCCCGGCCAGGTGTTTGCGATGCCGGCGGGAGGTGCCGCATGA
- a CDS encoding ABC transporter ATP-binding protein produces the protein MSGALLSIEGLTIPLPQGADRPHAIEDVSFTIGRGEIVCIVGESGSGKSMSASAVMGLLPEGLTPSAGRVVFGGRDLLGLPAAERRRLRGGKAAMIFQEPMTALNPVMTVGDQIAEALVAHGMRDRTAIRRRVIELLTRVDLPEPEKIVKSHPFRLSGGQRQRVMIAIALANEPDLLIADEPTTALDVTTQAQILELIREIQARTGMGVMFITHDFGVVAEIAHRVVVMCAGRVVEQGTADEVLNRPRHPYTIKLIGAVPRLEAAAPPIPADAPVVLDVAGLEKVYRGERSLFSRRSGREVHAADDVTLTLRRGEVLGIVGESGSGKSTVGRCLVRLIEPDGGRVMLDGTDMMAQGARGLKQARGRMQVVFQDPFASLNPRRKVGDIICEAPLAHGRPAAEVRRRMFELLTLVGLPEAAADRWPHEFSGGQRQRIGIARALALDPKVLIADEAVSALDVSVQAQVLALLDDLRTRLDLAILFITHDLRVAARICHRVAVMRRGRIVEEGPTARVFETPSHDYTRALLAAIPGRHWTAPAAPGQGDIAGAALAQGG, from the coding sequence ATGAGCGGGGCCCTGCTCTCGATCGAGGGCCTGACCATTCCGCTGCCCCAGGGCGCCGACCGCCCGCATGCGATCGAGGATGTCTCCTTCACGATCGGCCGCGGCGAGATCGTCTGCATCGTGGGCGAAAGCGGCTCGGGCAAGTCGATGTCGGCCAGCGCCGTGATGGGCCTGCTGCCCGAAGGCCTGACGCCCTCGGCCGGCCGGGTGGTCTTCGGCGGGCGCGATCTGCTGGGCCTTCCCGCCGCCGAACGCCGGCGGCTGCGCGGCGGCAAGGCCGCGATGATCTTTCAGGAGCCGATGACCGCGCTCAACCCGGTGATGACGGTCGGCGACCAGATCGCCGAGGCGCTGGTCGCCCATGGCATGCGCGACCGCACCGCGATCCGCCGCCGGGTGATCGAGCTGCTGACCCGGGTCGATCTGCCGGAGCCTGAGAAGATCGTGAAGAGCCACCCCTTCCGGCTCTCGGGCGGGCAGCGCCAGCGGGTGATGATCGCGATCGCGCTTGCCAACGAACCCGACCTGCTGATCGCCGACGAACCGACCACGGCGCTCGACGTCACCACCCAGGCCCAGATCCTGGAGCTGATCCGCGAGATCCAGGCCCGCACCGGCATGGGGGTCATGTTCATCACCCATGATTTCGGCGTGGTGGCCGAAATCGCCCATCGGGTGGTGGTGATGTGTGCGGGCCGCGTGGTCGAACAGGGCACGGCGGACGAGGTGCTGAACCGGCCGCGCCATCCCTATACCATCAAGCTGATCGGCGCCGTGCCGCGACTGGAGGCGGCGGCCCCGCCGATCCCCGCCGATGCCCCGGTGGTGCTGGATGTGGCGGGCCTGGAGAAGGTCTATCGGGGCGAGCGCAGCCTGTTCTCGCGCAGATCCGGCCGCGAGGTCCATGCGGCGGATGACGTGACGCTGACCCTCAGGCGCGGCGAGGTGCTGGGCATCGTCGGCGAAAGCGGCTCGGGCAAGTCGACCGTCGGCCGCTGCCTGGTCCGGCTGATCGAGCCCGATGGCGGCCGGGTGATGCTGGACGGCACCGATATGATGGCGCAGGGCGCGCGCGGGCTGAAACAGGCGCGCGGCCGGATGCAGGTGGTCTTCCAGGACCCCTTCGCCTCGCTGAACCCGCGGCGCAAGGTCGGCGACATCATCTGCGAGGCGCCGCTTGCCCATGGCCGGCCGGCGGCCGAGGTGCGCCGGCGCATGTTCGAACTGCTGACGCTGGTCGGCCTGCCCGAGGCCGCGGCCGATCGCTGGCCGCATGAATTCTCGGGCGGCCAGCGCCAGCGGATCGGCATCGCCCGGGCCCTGGCGCTGGATCCGAAGGTGCTGATCGCCGACGAGGCGGTCTCGGCGCTGGATGTTTCGGTTCAGGCCCAGGTCCTGGCGCTGCTCGACGATCTGCGCACCCGGCTCGATCTCGCGATCCTGTTCATCACCCATGACCTGCGCGTGGCGGCCCGCATCTGCCACCGGGTGGCGGTGATGCGCCGCGGCCGCATCGTCGAAGAAGGGCCGACCGCCCGGGTCTTCGAGACCCCGTCCCACGACTATACCCGCGCGCTGCTGGCCGCGATCCCCGGACGGCACTGGACGGCACCCGCCGCCCCGGGCCAGGGCGATATCGCCGGCGCCGCGCTCGCGCAAGGAGGCTGA
- a CDS encoding ABC transporter permease, producing the protein MIMRRRTGLGLVSPLMLVLIACFLAPVILMLPTSFREYLPGMGITPGSWTLDNYAQIVTDDYYREVVWRTFGLGLLVTAIALVIGYPLALMIARGPARWRVPLTLAVIFPMMLNLVVRSFGWIALLANRGLLNNLLIDLGLIDTPFKLMFNMTGVVIGLVHIYLPFMVLMLVAAIQAVPRDVEAAAATLGAGRIRTFFMVTLPLTASGILAGSILVFVLTISALVTPRMLGGATYRVLATVIYDEYMQLLNWPGGSALAFALTVTALVVVWISGRLAKRWGGLA; encoded by the coding sequence ATGATCATGCGCCGCCGCACCGGGCTGGGGCTGGTCTCGCCGCTGATGCTGGTGCTGATCGCGTGCTTCCTGGCACCGGTCATCCTGATGCTGCCGACCAGTTTCCGCGAATACCTGCCGGGCATGGGCATCACCCCCGGCAGCTGGACCCTCGACAACTACGCCCAGATCGTCACCGACGACTATTACCGCGAGGTGGTCTGGCGGACCTTCGGCCTGGGTTTGCTGGTCACCGCCATCGCGCTGGTCATCGGCTATCCGCTGGCGCTGATGATCGCCCGCGGCCCGGCGCGCTGGCGGGTGCCGCTGACGCTGGCGGTGATCTTCCCGATGATGCTGAACCTGGTGGTGCGCTCCTTCGGCTGGATCGCGCTGCTCGCCAATCGCGGCCTGCTCAACAACCTGCTGATCGATCTCGGCCTGATCGACACGCCGTTCAAGCTCATGTTCAACATGACCGGCGTGGTCATCGGCCTGGTCCATATCTACCTGCCCTTCATGGTGCTGATGCTGGTGGCCGCCATCCAGGCGGTGCCGCGCGATGTGGAGGCGGCGGCCGCCACCCTCGGCGCCGGGCGGATCCGGACCTTCTTCATGGTCACCCTGCCGCTGACCGCCTCGGGCATCCTGGCCGGCTCCATCCTGGTCTTCGTGCTCACCATCAGCGCCCTGGTCACCCCGCGCATGCTCGGCGGTGCCACCTATCGGGTGCTGGCCACGGTCATCTACGACGAATACATGCAGCTTCTGAACTGGCCGGGCGGGTCGGCACTCGCCTTCGCGCTCACCGTCACCGCGCTGGTGGTGGTGTGGATCTCGGGCCGGCTCGCGAAGCGCTGGGGAGGTCTCGCATGA
- a CDS encoding ABC transporter substrate-binding protein yields MRTLWKRAALGAAATALLALSLPAGGSAEEARNGGVLRMIAHPEPPTLMLGLNQQGPTQFVAGKIYEGLLTYGPDLQPRPHLAESWEISEDGLVYTFHLRRNVRWHDGQPFTAKDVVFSATDFLAKVHPRARGHFGRAEKIEALDDHTVRMTLKAPFAPFIMGFETSSAPMIPAHVYEGTDYQTNPANQTPIGTGPFKLADWKRGAFIRLERNADYWQAGKPDLDGLNFVIVPDAASRALAFETGEVDVLRGGDVEYFDVQRLAASDGVTETRAGYEMLSPTMWVQFNLRSAPMDDARFRRAVMHAIDRQFIVDNLWFGFAKPSAGPIASTTPFYDDKALVTYDYDLKKAEALLDEMGLKKGPDGVRTTVRFLPLPYGETYIRLGEYIRQQLEQIGIRTQTVATDHAGWAKRLGDWDYDLSLNLLYQYGDPSLGVERAYVSTNLVKGSPSANVSGLNDPEVDRLFREAAVATDRETRAALFSDLQHRISEQAYFGYLIEVQFPTLYRSGIENLVTGATGLNGEMEDVRLPKR; encoded by the coding sequence ATGCGGACATTGTGGAAGCGGGCGGCGCTTGGCGCCGCCGCAACGGCCCTGCTCGCCCTCAGCCTGCCGGCGGGGGGTTCGGCCGAAGAGGCACGCAATGGCGGCGTGCTGCGCATGATCGCGCACCCCGAGCCGCCGACCCTGATGCTGGGCCTGAACCAGCAGGGCCCCACCCAGTTCGTGGCCGGCAAGATCTATGAAGGCCTGCTGACCTATGGCCCCGATCTGCAGCCGCGGCCGCATCTGGCCGAAAGCTGGGAGATTTCCGAAGACGGGCTGGTCTACACCTTCCATCTGCGCAGGAACGTGCGCTGGCATGACGGCCAGCCCTTCACCGCAAAGGATGTGGTGTTCTCGGCGACCGACTTCCTGGCCAAGGTCCACCCGCGGGCCCGCGGCCATTTCGGCCGGGCGGAGAAGATCGAGGCGCTGGACGACCACACCGTGCGCATGACCCTGAAGGCGCCCTTCGCGCCCTTCATCATGGGCTTTGAGACCTCGTCGGCGCCGATGATCCCGGCGCATGTCTACGAGGGCACCGACTATCAGACCAACCCGGCCAACCAGACCCCGATCGGCACCGGCCCGTTCAAGCTGGCCGACTGGAAGCGCGGCGCCTTCATCCGGCTGGAACGCAATGCGGATTACTGGCAGGCCGGCAAGCCCGATCTCGACGGGCTGAACTTCGTGATCGTGCCCGATGCGGCCAGCCGCGCGCTCGCCTTCGAAACCGGCGAGGTCGATGTGTTGCGCGGCGGCGATGTCGAGTATTTCGACGTTCAGCGGCTTGCGGCGTCCGACGGTGTCACCGAGACCCGCGCCGGCTATGAGATGCTGTCGCCGACGATGTGGGTGCAGTTCAACCTGCGCAGCGCGCCGATGGACGACGCCCGCTTCCGCCGGGCGGTGATGCATGCGATCGACCGCCAGTTCATCGTCGACAATCTGTGGTTCGGCTTCGCGAAGCCCTCGGCCGGCCCGATCGCCTCGACCACGCCGTTCTACGACGACAAGGCGCTGGTCACCTATGATTACGACCTGAAGAAGGCCGAAGCCCTGCTCGACGAGATGGGGCTGAAGAAGGGCCCCGACGGCGTGCGGACCACCGTCCGCTTCCTGCCGCTGCCCTATGGCGAGACCTATATCCGCCTCGGCGAATATATCCGCCAGCAGCTGGAGCAGATCGGCATCAGGACCCAGACGGTCGCGACCGATCATGCCGGCTGGGCCAAGCGGCTCGGCGACTGGGATTACGATCTCAGCCTCAACCTGCTCTACCAGTATGGCGACCCGTCGCTGGGCGTGGAGCGGGCCTATGTCTCGACCAATCTGGTCAAGGGCTCGCCCTCGGCCAATGTGTCGGGCCTGAACGATCCCGAGGTCGACCGGCTGTTCCGCGAGGCGGCGGTCGCGACCGATCGCGAGACCCGCGCGGCGCTCTTCTCGGATCTTCAGCACCGGATCTCGGAACAGGCCTATTTCGGCTATCTGATCGAGGTGCAGTTCCCGACCCTCTATCGTTCGGGCATCGAGAACCTGGTGACCGGAGCCACCGGGCTGAATGGCGAGATGGAAGACGTGCGCCTGCCGAAGCGCTGA
- a CDS encoding MarR family winged helix-turn-helix transcriptional regulator translates to MQTDPAPAPTTDETAIDQPATDTAPGDPADFDTVGRGMARWRRERPDIDSSGKAVVGRILRLEGVILKAVNATLAAHGLKYPAYAILATLRVEGAPYRLSPSQLQQTMLFSSGGISNLLLRLEKDGLIRRTSDRNDRRSVIVELTEKGVALADAAMADHAATERHLIRMFTQDERGQLASMLARMLAVNADAPGYV, encoded by the coding sequence ATGCAGACCGATCCGGCCCCGGCCCCCACCACCGACGAAACCGCCATTGACCAGCCCGCCACCGACACGGCGCCGGGCGATCCGGCCGATTTCGACACCGTCGGCCGCGGCATGGCCCGCTGGCGACGCGAGCGGCCGGATATCGACAGCTCGGGCAAGGCCGTGGTCGGGCGGATCCTCCGGCTGGAAGGGGTGATCCTGAAGGCGGTGAATGCCACGCTGGCGGCCCATGGGCTGAAATATCCGGCCTATGCCATTCTGGCGACGCTTCGGGTGGAGGGCGCGCCCTACCGGCTGTCGCCGTCACAGCTGCAACAGACCATGCTGTTCTCGTCGGGCGGCATCTCCAACCTGCTGCTGCGGCTGGAAAAGGACGGGCTGATCCGCCGCACTTCAGACCGCAACGACCGGCGCAGCGTGATCGTGGAATTGACCGAGAAGGGTGTGGCGCTGGCCGATGCGGCCATGGCGGACCATGCCGCCACCGAACGCCACCTGATCCGCATGTTTACCCAGGACGAACGCGGCCAGCTGGCCAGCATGCTTGCCCGCATGCTGGCGGTGAATGCGGATGCGCCGGGCTATGTCTGA